A region of Nitrospinota bacterium DNA encodes the following proteins:
- a CDS encoding glycosyltransferase family 9 protein, whose translation MYKIINRKKLVVTAVADTLGKAMSLPWRMFQGDVSIAPDKIKSILVIRTAYMGDVIMTLPMLKPLKGQFNNASITFLAPNAAGELFANNPYVDEVMTYSPFWFYKGSSISDYFRFLGGLRAKSFDLVIEARADIRDIMAIVAPARSKHKVSYDVGGGGWMLTHVTPYAGLKHKVEYHLDIARDLGCSMDGLDWGIRFTGQERQRVNAILENRGVSKPFALVHPGSRLPLKMWAPEKYGELIGRMTAELGMRVAVLGHPAEKMATEITLASAKGAAIDLSGAFSARELMGVIAEASGLVCNDSAPMHMASAVGTKVAALFGPSKSVETGPYGVKSKVVERDFPCRFTCDENRCLFARHNACMKDITVEETFAAVRELVEA comes from the coding sequence ATGTATAAAATAATCAACCGGAAGAAGCTGGTGGTGACGGCTGTGGCGGATACGCTGGGGAAAGCCATGTCCCTGCCCTGGCGGATGTTTCAAGGCGACGTTTCCATAGCGCCGGATAAAATAAAATCCATCTTGGTCATCCGCACAGCTTACATGGGGGACGTTATTATGACCCTCCCCATGCTCAAACCGCTCAAAGGACAGTTCAACAACGCGTCCATAACCTTTCTGGCGCCCAACGCCGCAGGGGAGTTGTTCGCGAACAACCCCTACGTGGACGAGGTGATGACATACAGCCCTTTCTGGTTCTATAAAGGATCGTCCATTTCTGATTATTTCCGATTCCTGGGCGGCTTGAGGGCGAAAAGTTTCGACCTGGTTATAGAGGCCCGGGCGGACATCCGGGACATCATGGCCATAGTGGCCCCGGCCCGCTCTAAACACAAGGTTAGCTACGATGTGGGTGGCGGCGGATGGATGCTAACCCATGTAACGCCTTACGCCGGGCTTAAACATAAAGTAGAATATCATTTAGATATAGCGCGCGACCTTGGTTGCTCCATGGATGGGTTGGATTGGGGCATAAGGTTCACAGGGCAAGAGCGGCAAAGGGTAAACGCCATTCTTGAAAATAGGGGTGTATCCAAACCGTTCGCCCTGGTTCATCCCGGCTCCCGGTTACCTCTTAAAATGTGGGCTCCGGAGAAATACGGGGAGTTGATAGGGAGAATGACGGCGGAGCTGGGCATGCGGGTGGCCGTGCTAGGCCATCCCGCCGAGAAGATGGCAACGGAGATCACGCTGGCTTCCGCCAAGGGAGCCGCCATAGACCTGTCGGGCGCATTTTCGGCGAGGGAGCTGATGGGCGTTATCGCCGAAGCGTCCGGCCTTGTGTGCAACGACAGCGCCCCGATGCACATGGCCAGCGCAGTGGGCACAAAGGTGGCGGCCCTGTTCGGCCCATCCAAGAGCGTGGAGACGGGGCCGTATGGCGTGAAGAGTAAAGTGGTGGAGCGGGATTTTCCGTGCAGGTTCACCTGTGACGAAAACAGATGCCTGTTCGCCAGGCATAACGCGTGCATGAAAGACATCACCGTGGAAGAGACATTCGCGGCGGTTAGGGAGTTGGTGGAGGCTTAG
- a CDS encoding DUF362 domain-containing protein produces the protein MFRFDAVKADGVTAIKAAVKNTLREKYADKLPKDKSAPILIKPNLNSNMNALTGNTTDLRLLAAVLEFLKETGYTNIAMGEGTNSGFYRSGINVISRLKVDSLARHYGVKALDLNYSERVEIPFENGVKASVAKEVLEAALLINMPKMKTHFEVGMSVCLKNLIGTLVGQENKKKTHLSLSSNILNINKAVKPHLHIVDGLMAMEGLGPTRGTPLKTGVILFGDDPYLIDMMVAKLATFDYAKVKTLAEAERRGIITGAHKKFHDEYQFGDLFRFEPPKPGPIAAFIHNPKRQKYFLAIRNTAFFNAVCSTNIVGKLLFLTGLRQDVFIDDELELEKLAADTSKCGDCPKKCADYCPVDLDLPAALNAEAATKCINCMYCYCVCPNGAIEFSGKAGFLDEQMRQYGQIIRRIA, from the coding sequence ATGTTCAGGTTCGACGCGGTGAAAGCCGATGGTGTTACGGCCATAAAGGCCGCGGTTAAAAACACCCTGCGGGAAAAATACGCCGATAAACTGCCCAAGGACAAATCCGCGCCCATACTGATAAAGCCCAACCTCAACAGCAATATGAACGCCCTTACCGGCAACACCACGGACCTGCGCCTGCTGGCCGCGGTCCTGGAGTTTTTAAAGGAGACCGGATATACAAACATCGCCATGGGGGAAGGCACCAACAGCGGGTTCTACCGGAGCGGAATAAACGTGATTTCCCGGCTGAAGGTGGACTCGCTGGCGCGCCATTACGGCGTGAAGGCGCTGGATTTGAATTACTCGGAGAGGGTGGAAATACCTTTCGAGAATGGCGTGAAAGCCTCGGTGGCCAAAGAGGTTTTAGAGGCGGCGCTTTTGATAAACATGCCCAAGATGAAAACCCATTTCGAGGTGGGCATGAGCGTGTGTCTCAAAAACCTCATTGGGACGCTGGTGGGGCAGGAGAACAAGAAAAAGACGCACCTCTCCCTTTCATCCAACATTCTCAACATTAACAAGGCGGTTAAACCCCATCTGCATATCGTGGACGGGTTGATGGCCATGGAAGGGCTTGGGCCAACCCGGGGAACGCCCCTTAAGACCGGTGTCATCCTTTTCGGTGACGACCCGTACCTGATAGACATGATGGTGGCGAAGCTGGCCACCTTCGATTACGCCAAGGTTAAAACCCTGGCCGAGGCTGAACGGCGGGGGATAATCACCGGGGCGCACAAAAAATTCCATGACGAGTACCAGTTCGGCGACCTGTTCCGGTTCGAGCCGCCAAAACCCGGCCCCATCGCCGCGTTCATCCACAATCCCAAACGGCAAAAATATTTTTTGGCCATCCGTAACACGGCCTTCTTCAACGCCGTATGCTCCACGAACATTGTGGGCAAGCTGTTGTTCCTCACGGGATTGAGGCAGGACGTTTTTATAGACGACGAGCTGGAACTGGAAAAACTTGCCGCCGACACCTCAAAATGCGGCGATTGCCCTAAAAAATGCGCCGATTATTGCCCGGTGGATCTGGATTTGCCGGCGGCGCTTAATGCGGAAGCCGCCACGAAATGTATAAACTGCATGTATTGTTATTGTGTCTGCCCCAATGGCGCTATCGAGTTCTCCGGCAAGGCGGGGTTTCTTGATGAACAGATGCGCCAGTATGGCCAGATAATTAGAAGGATCGCTTGA
- a CDS encoding radical SAM protein — MGRLKITFLNPPFLKSFSRPQRSPAVTKSGTLYFPMWLAYACGAADKAGFEVDFMDAPADGFDLDYVKKRVADFAPGLIVADTSTPSVYNDAAVCQTLKDLVPGAFVLLVGTHVTALPEESLKLNGSVGAVAVGEYDQTVTDLAQTLESGGSLKDVAGICWRDGDKTVNNPRREFIEDLDSLPFVSSIYRRFLRIENYFNPNAIPPMVTITTSRGCPYPCSFCVYPQTLMSRKVRYRSVANVVDEIEYITKSFPEAKSIFFEDDTFTINRKRCVEISEEMMRRGINISWTINARADLDYETLRVMKRAGLKLMCVGFESGSQQLLDNIAKKTSVEKMESFMADARKAGVLVHGCFMVGLPGETKETMQGTLDMAKRLNPDTAQFYPIMVYPGTDAYQWYSEKGYLTTKDFSQWLTPGGLHNTIVRTEQLTSEEMVQFCDHARREFYLRPQYIARKMLNVAVNPDEMRRTLRSARTFIKYLVKGSDVAR; from the coding sequence ATGGGCAGACTGAAAATCACGTTTTTAAATCCGCCGTTCCTCAAAAGTTTCTCGCGGCCCCAAAGAAGCCCGGCGGTAACCAAGAGCGGCACCCTGTATTTTCCCATGTGGCTGGCGTACGCCTGCGGCGCGGCGGACAAGGCCGGGTTCGAGGTGGACTTCATGGACGCCCCGGCGGACGGGTTCGACCTGGATTATGTAAAAAAACGGGTGGCGGATTTTGCGCCGGGTCTCATAGTGGCCGACACATCCACCCCCAGCGTTTATAACGACGCGGCGGTTTGCCAGACCTTGAAGGATCTGGTTCCCGGAGCCTTTGTCCTGCTGGTAGGGACACATGTGACAGCCCTTCCGGAAGAGTCGTTAAAGCTTAACGGCTCGGTGGGCGCCGTGGCAGTGGGGGAGTACGACCAAACGGTGACGGACCTGGCCCAAACGCTGGAGAGCGGCGGGTCTTTAAAAGACGTGGCGGGAATATGCTGGCGGGACGGGGATAAAACCGTAAACAATCCCCGCCGGGAATTTATCGAGGATCTGGACAGCTTGCCCTTTGTAAGCTCCATTTACCGGCGGTTCCTTCGTATCGAAAACTACTTCAACCCCAACGCCATCCCGCCGATGGTGACTATCACCACAAGCCGGGGATGCCCCTACCCATGTTCGTTCTGCGTCTATCCGCAAACGCTCATGAGCAGGAAAGTGCGTTACAGGAGCGTGGCCAACGTGGTGGACGAGATAGAGTACATCACCAAATCGTTCCCCGAGGCCAAGTCCATATTCTTCGAGGATGACACTTTCACCATAAACCGCAAACGGTGCGTGGAAATATCCGAGGAGATGATGCGGCGCGGGATAAACATATCGTGGACCATTAACGCCCGGGCGGACCTGGACTACGAAACGTTGCGTGTAATGAAACGGGCCGGGTTGAAGCTTATGTGCGTGGGGTTTGAAAGCGGGAGCCAGCAACTGCTGGACAACATCGCCAAGAAGACCAGCGTGGAGAAGATGGAATCTTTCATGGCAGACGCGCGCAAGGCCGGGGTGCTGGTGCACGGCTGTTTCATGGTGGGCCTGCCCGGCGAGACAAAAGAGACCATGCAGGGCACGCTGGATATGGCCAAACGGCTTAACCCGGACACGGCCCAGTTCTACCCCATAATGGTGTATCCGGGCACCGACGCTTACCAGTGGTACAGCGAAAAGGGGTACCTTACCACCAAGGATTTCTCGCAGTGGCTCACCCCCGGCGGCCTGCATAACACCATCGTGAGAACCGAACAGCTCACCTCTGAGGAGATGGTGCAGTTTTGCGACCACGCCCGGCGGGAGTTTTACCTGCGCCCCCAATACATAGCCCGGAAGATGCTTAACGTGGCCGTGAACCCGGACGAGATGCGCAGAACGCTCCGCTCCGCCCGCACGTTCATAAAGTACCTGGTTAAAGGCTCCGACGTGGCCCGGTGA
- a CDS encoding glycosyltransferase, giving the protein MNKTVSVVVPAYNAQKTITACLAGLFSQSYPEELYEVIVVDDGSTDNTGAFAKNFPVRYIRQENSGPATARNAGAKESRGGLIMFTDSDCVPTNKWIEEMARPFGDPQVAAVKGAYKTTQGSLTARFAQVEFEERFEMLKAADSIDMVDTYSAAFRAEVFWGAGGFDESFPAANNEDTDLSYKLSSAGKRMVFNPSAIVFHMGHPATPCRYARVKFWRGYWRMVVYGRYPEKMVKDTYTPQTLKLQIAFVFGGLGLLSLAPFSDMAAKGAIIMALAFLGVAAPFTSFALMRDPAVGLLAPLFLAWRALVIGSGVAYYLAKKKRRATQPGEPS; this is encoded by the coding sequence GTGAACAAAACCGTTTCTGTGGTGGTGCCCGCCTACAACGCGCAAAAAACCATCACCGCCTGCCTGGCGGGGCTGTTCAGCCAATCGTACCCGGAGGAGCTTTACGAGGTGATAGTGGTGGACGACGGCTCCACCGACAACACCGGGGCCTTCGCCAAAAATTTCCCGGTCCGCTACATAAGGCAGGAAAACAGCGGACCGGCCACGGCAAGGAACGCAGGGGCTAAAGAGAGCCGGGGCGGGTTGATAATGTTCACCGATTCGGACTGCGTTCCCACCAACAAATGGATTGAGGAAATGGCCAGGCCCTTCGGCGACCCGCAGGTGGCCGCGGTGAAAGGAGCCTACAAGACCACGCAAGGATCACTCACGGCCAGGTTCGCCCAGGTGGAGTTCGAGGAACGGTTTGAGATGTTGAAAGCCGCGGACTCCATAGACATGGTGGACACATATTCCGCCGCGTTCCGGGCGGAGGTGTTTTGGGGCGCCGGGGGTTTCGACGAGTCTTTCCCTGCGGCCAACAATGAAGACACGGACCTTTCATACAAACTTTCATCCGCCGGGAAACGCATGGTGTTCAACCCTTCGGCCATCGTGTTTCATATGGGCCATCCGGCAACCCCCTGCCGCTACGCCAGGGTGAAATTCTGGCGGGGATACTGGCGCATGGTGGTATATGGCCGCTATCCGGAAAAAATGGTGAAAGACACCTATACGCCCCAAACCCTGAAGCTCCAGATAGCCTTCGTCTTCGGCGGACTTGGTTTGCTATCGCTTGCGCCGTTTTCAGACATGGCGGCCAAGGGGGCCATAATAATGGCGCTGGCTTTTTTAGGCGTGGCGGCGCCTTTTACATCGTTCGCCCTGATGCGGGATCCGGCGGTTGGGTTGTTGGCCCCGCTGTTTTTAGCCTGGCGGGCGCTGGTGATAGGTTCTGGCGTCGCCTATTATCTGGCCAAAAAGAAAAGGAGGGCCACCCAACCGGGCGAACCCTCCTGA
- a CDS encoding EF-hand domain-containing protein — protein sequence MDPISAQGVGTAFAALKQVYSSISGAVSRKDSNADGGVSSGESALFADIFSKADSNADSSLTSKELSGAYFNRQIDNRISKKDTDGDGELNESEMGVSSSAFSKMDSDGNGALSSGELLSPVLMAAMNNHAGASAGSTSATDSSTSTASTTEASTASVPSSESSASTTAGSESFISSRDADGDGALSAGELGLDQSIFSAIDTNGDGKADATELMNAKSERDKAITDLFAQMDANGDGLLTQDETGQASADFSTADANGDGSVDSKEAFASYKSFRQYASVASSTAGSTATAEQSVSVTA from the coding sequence ATGGATCCCATATCGGCGCAGGGGGTGGGCACTGCTTTTGCCGCCCTTAAACAAGTTTACAGCTCCATTTCTGGCGCAGTATCCAGAAAAGACAGCAATGCCGACGGCGGTGTGTCGTCGGGCGAATCGGCTTTATTCGCCGATATATTTTCCAAAGCGGACAGTAACGCCGACAGCTCTTTAACCTCTAAAGAACTTTCGGGCGCTTATTTCAACCGTCAGATAGATAACCGCATTTCCAAGAAGGACACTGACGGCGACGGGGAACTCAACGAATCGGAGATGGGGGTTTCCTCCTCCGCGTTCTCCAAAATGGATAGCGACGGCAACGGCGCGCTTTCTTCTGGTGAGTTGCTCTCCCCGGTGCTCATGGCGGCCATGAACAACCACGCCGGAGCCAGCGCCGGTTCCACATCCGCCACGGATTCTTCTACATCCACAGCCTCCACTACGGAAGCTTCAACCGCTTCTGTTCCTTCTTCGGAATCATCCGCCTCCACCACCGCCGGTTCGGAATCTTTTATATCCAGCCGGGACGCGGACGGTGACGGCGCGTTGTCCGCCGGGGAACTGGGGCTGGACCAGAGCATCTTTTCCGCCATAGACACTAACGGAGATGGCAAAGCCGACGCCACAGAGTTGATGAACGCCAAGAGCGAGCGGGACAAAGCCATAACCGACCTGTTCGCCCAGATGGACGCCAACGGGGACGGCCTGTTGACCCAGGATGAAACCGGCCAGGCCAGCGCCGATTTCTCTACAGCCGACGCCAATGGGGACGGTAGTGTGGACAGCAAAGAGGCCTTCGCGTCTTACAAGAGTTTCAGGCAGTACGCCTCGGTGGCATCTTCCACCGCCGGTTCAACCGCCACGGCGGAACAGTCGGTTTCAGTCACGGCCTGA
- a CDS encoding molybdopterin-dependent oxidoreductase, with product MNIFNSVCRSCHGGCGTLVHVKNGRVEKVKGNPQSPVSRGWLCVKGAKAADVANHPARLTTPLKRTGGRGEGKWSPLSWETALDEIAGHLARIKSETGPESIAIGQGTGRHHYMHTVRFANALGTPNWYEPGLAQCFIPRVTISNLTYGGFITPDYYGETNPALIIFWAHNPLITCADGELAPAVLRAMANGSKTVAIDPRRSETGEKCGMWLPIRAGTDAALALAMINVIITRGLYDKPFVENWTSGFAGLSERVADCTPEWASQITGLPVEDIIRVATLYATVKPGVIEWGLGLEQNANSTQTVRAIAILRAITGNLDKPGGDILGMNILNPYPTLKDKLPPDAGKKRIGSGAFKLLGGWRAYMPSAHIPGLFHAMREGDPYRVRALMLFGNNPLTTVANSRGVYEAMKKLDMLVATDHFMTPSAAMADYVLPAAFWTEFEGLMGFPLVTENYAFAHAKITQTGECRQDEWIMDQLMARLNLPGADMTYRQIFDYQLAPTGMTFDGLLKSGGGLTPSIRYEKYAEKGFRTPSRKVELSCSGLKRMGYDPLPSFTEPPESPTGSPEVAKEFPLILITGARTREFFHSDNRQVESLRKLHPNPMAQLNPGTAQARGIADGDWVIVTSPRGQARMKAEVTENIRPDTVSVEHGWWFPEQSETNLFGVFDSNANVLVSDEPPYDPAFGSCRLRGILCEIRKA from the coding sequence ATGAACATTTTTAATAGCGTCTGCCGCTCCTGCCACGGCGGATGCGGAACCCTTGTTCATGTGAAAAACGGCCGGGTGGAAAAGGTCAAGGGCAACCCCCAATCACCCGTAAGCCGGGGCTGGCTGTGCGTAAAAGGGGCCAAGGCGGCGGACGTGGCCAACCACCCCGCCCGGCTCACCACTCCGTTGAAAAGGACTGGCGGGCGTGGCGAAGGCAAGTGGTCGCCCCTGTCCTGGGAAACGGCGCTGGATGAGATAGCCGGTCATCTGGCCCGGATAAAAAGTGAGACCGGGCCGGAATCCATAGCCATAGGCCAAGGCACCGGACGTCATCATTACATGCACACCGTCCGGTTCGCCAACGCCTTGGGAACCCCCAACTGGTACGAGCCGGGGCTGGCCCAGTGTTTCATACCCCGGGTGACCATAAGCAACCTTACCTATGGCGGGTTCATTACTCCCGATTATTACGGGGAAACCAATCCGGCGCTGATAATCTTCTGGGCCCACAATCCATTGATAACCTGCGCGGACGGGGAGCTGGCCCCCGCCGTTCTTCGCGCCATGGCCAATGGGTCCAAGACCGTGGCCATAGACCCGCGCCGCTCTGAAACCGGTGAGAAGTGCGGCATGTGGTTGCCTATCCGCGCCGGGACAGACGCGGCCCTTGCGTTGGCCATGATTAACGTGATCATCACCCGGGGCTTATATGACAAACCATTCGTGGAAAACTGGACATCCGGGTTCGCCGGGCTTTCGGAGCGGGTGGCCGATTGCACGCCGGAATGGGCCTCGCAAATCACCGGATTGCCGGTGGAAGACATTATCCGCGTCGCCACCCTTTACGCCACGGTAAAACCGGGGGTCATAGAATGGGGGCTGGGGCTGGAGCAAAACGCCAACTCTACCCAAACCGTCCGCGCCATAGCCATATTGCGGGCCATCACCGGCAACCTGGACAAGCCGGGGGGCGACATTTTGGGGATGAACATTTTAAACCCCTACCCCACCCTGAAAGATAAACTGCCCCCCGACGCGGGCAAGAAAAGGATTGGCTCCGGCGCTTTTAAACTTTTGGGTGGCTGGCGGGCATACATGCCGTCGGCCCACATCCCCGGCCTGTTCCACGCCATGCGGGAGGGGGACCCGTATAGAGTACGGGCGTTGATGTTGTTCGGCAATAATCCTTTGACCACCGTGGCAAACTCCAGAGGGGTTTACGAGGCCATGAAAAAGCTGGACATGCTGGTGGCCACCGACCATTTCATGACCCCTTCGGCGGCCATGGCCGATTACGTCCTGCCGGCCGCCTTCTGGACGGAGTTCGAGGGCCTCATGGGTTTCCCGCTGGTCACGGAAAACTACGCCTTCGCCCACGCCAAGATCACCCAGACCGGCGAGTGCCGTCAGGATGAATGGATAATGGACCAGCTGATGGCCCGGCTTAACCTGCCCGGCGCGGACATGACGTACCGCCAGATTTTCGATTACCAGCTGGCCCCCACGGGCATGACTTTCGACGGGCTTTTAAAGAGCGGTGGCGGGCTCACCCCCTCCATTCGATACGAAAAATATGCGGAGAAAGGGTTTAGAACTCCATCGCGGAAGGTGGAGCTATCCTGCTCCGGTTTGAAACGGATGGGGTACGATCCCCTTCCCTCTTTCACCGAACCGCCGGAAAGCCCCACAGGCTCACCGGAGGTCGCAAAAGAATTCCCGCTGATTCTCATCACCGGCGCCCGGACCCGGGAGTTTTTCCATAGCGACAACCGCCAGGTGGAGTCTTTAAGAAAGCTCCACCCCAACCCCATGGCCCAGCTGAATCCGGGCACAGCCCAAGCCCGGGGTATCGCCGATGGGGATTGGGTCATCGTCACCTCCCCCCGGGGTCAGGCGCGGATGAAGGCGGAAGTCACGGAAAATATCCGGCCCGACACTGTCAGCGTGGAGCATGGGTGGTGGTTCCCTGAACAGTCCGAGACCAACCTTTTTGGAGTGTTTGACTCCAACGCCAATGTGTTGGTGTCCGATGAACCCCCATACGACCCGGCCTTTGGCTCCTGCCGGTTACGGGGCATTCTGTGTGAAATAAGGAAGGCCTGA
- a CDS encoding sulfatase-like hydrolase/transferase, translated as MPNNLVYIVMDSCRYDSFASAATPNMDRLGQADSRYSFASWTSPSHFVLLMGISPHTSPTGVFASEVYKEDFTKWRDRLGIPDLEFKSFVPELSLPCKLRKLGYKTVGKVSLPVLNRFTGFSAHFDEYKLMDSHNDFAGMIEEISFDPEKPTFYFLNLGETHYPYMLTKEEIPVLHGVHGVFKHMDGESNEAVEFFNEDKMEFLRARQVYCVEYLDGLMDKLYKKCPPGTHIIITADHGELFGEGGYFGHGPIFHEKVFEVPFLEGPVPASGN; from the coding sequence ATGCCCAATAACCTTGTTTACATCGTAATGGACTCTTGCAGGTACGACTCTTTCGCCTCCGCCGCCACGCCGAATATGGACAGGCTGGGCCAGGCGGACAGTCGGTACAGTTTCGCCTCGTGGACTTCACCCTCCCATTTCGTCCTGCTGATGGGCATTAGCCCCCACACCTCCCCCACCGGGGTGTTCGCCTCCGAAGTGTATAAGGAAGATTTCACCAAATGGCGGGACCGGCTTGGCATACCCGACCTGGAGTTCAAATCCTTCGTGCCGGAGCTTTCCCTGCCTTGCAAGCTGAGGAAACTCGGCTACAAAACCGTGGGTAAGGTTTCCCTGCCGGTGCTGAACCGGTTCACCGGCTTTTCAGCCCATTTCGACGAATACAAGCTTATGGACAGCCATAACGATTTCGCCGGGATGATAGAGGAGATATCCTTCGACCCCGAAAAGCCCACGTTCTACTTCCTCAACCTGGGCGAAACCCATTACCCCTACATGCTCACCAAAGAGGAGATACCGGTTCTCCACGGCGTTCATGGCGTGTTCAAACACATGGACGGCGAGAGCAATGAAGCCGTGGAGTTCTTCAACGAGGATAAAATGGAGTTCCTCCGCGCCAGGCAGGTGTATTGCGTGGAATACCTGGATGGGCTTATGGACAAACTCTACAAGAAATGCCCGCCTGGCACCCACATCATCATCACCGCCGACCATGGGGAGCTTTTCGGCGAGGGGGGATATTTCGGCCACGGCCCCATTTTCCACGAAAAAGTTTTCGAGGTGCCGTTTCTGGAGGGGCCCGTTCCCGCCAGCGGGAATTAA